In Paractinoplanes brasiliensis, the following proteins share a genomic window:
- a CDS encoding uracil-DNA glycosylase, giving the protein MSPTRTPEEAQAAAAQAASLSVLDAEVAGCFACPRLVAWREEVAVTKRASFRDQDYWGRPVPGYGVADPEIAILGLAPAAHGGNRTGRIFTGDRSGDVLFAALYRAGLVNQPTSVSADDGLTLRHLRIFAAVRCAPPDNKPLPEERDTCAPWLHRELELIRPTLKAVVALGAFAWQAWWPAMTAVYGTRPPVPRPKFGHGARVSLPGVPDLLGCFHVSQQNTFTGKLTPAMLDDVFAEAKRLAQIS; this is encoded by the coding sequence GTGAGCCCCACTCGTACGCCCGAAGAAGCGCAAGCCGCCGCGGCCCAGGCGGCCTCACTCAGCGTGCTGGACGCCGAGGTCGCGGGTTGTTTCGCCTGCCCGCGCCTGGTCGCCTGGCGTGAGGAGGTCGCCGTCACCAAGCGTGCCTCGTTCCGCGACCAGGATTACTGGGGGCGCCCGGTCCCCGGTTACGGCGTTGCCGACCCCGAGATCGCCATCCTCGGCCTGGCGCCGGCCGCGCACGGCGGCAACCGCACCGGCCGCATCTTCACCGGCGACCGTTCGGGTGACGTCCTGTTCGCCGCGCTGTACCGCGCGGGCCTGGTCAACCAGCCGACGAGCGTCTCCGCCGACGACGGTCTCACGCTGCGCCACTTGCGGATCTTCGCCGCCGTCCGGTGCGCCCCGCCCGACAACAAACCTCTGCCGGAGGAGCGCGACACCTGCGCCCCCTGGCTGCACCGCGAGCTCGAACTGATCCGCCCGACCCTCAAGGCGGTCGTCGCGCTCGGGGCTTTCGCCTGGCAGGCGTGGTGGCCCGCGATGACCGCGGTCTACGGCACCCGGCCGCCGGTGCCGCGCCCGAAGTTCGGTCACGGCGCCCGGGTCAGCCTGCCGGGTGTGCCGGATCTGCTCGGCTGCTTCCACGTCAGCCAGCAGAACACCTTCACCGGTAAGCTCACCCCGGCCATGCTCGACGACGTCTTCGCCGAGGCGAAGCGGCTGGCCCAGATTTCGTAG
- a CDS encoding DUF4129 domain-containing protein — protein sequence MTLAAVRRWWPVAAVLVLLFGTALAATRSEPRLEQIVRDEPTAQAPLLPTAVPSGVQTSPPPPPEPARGLPDWINTAALVVLGVVVVIVLVLLIVSLLRDRRRRKGRNKRDRKRPADQPRTAEELVAALDAGLEELSDTDRDPRRAVIACWVRLEQAAAAAGTPRHPGDSPTDLVGRLLSEQQVDARVLAALLDVYRQARYATHTVDDQMRRQARSALERLRADLGAGVPA from the coding sequence ATGACCCTCGCGGCAGTGCGACGATGGTGGCCCGTGGCCGCCGTCCTCGTGCTGCTCTTCGGCACCGCGCTCGCCGCGACCAGGTCCGAGCCCCGCCTCGAGCAGATCGTCCGCGACGAGCCGACGGCCCAGGCGCCGCTGCTGCCCACCGCGGTTCCGTCCGGCGTGCAGACCAGCCCGCCGCCCCCGCCCGAGCCGGCCCGCGGCCTGCCCGACTGGATCAACACGGCCGCCCTGGTCGTGCTCGGTGTGGTCGTCGTGATCGTCCTGGTCCTGCTGATCGTTTCGCTGCTGCGGGACCGCCGGCGCCGCAAGGGCCGGAACAAGCGTGACCGCAAGCGCCCGGCCGACCAGCCCCGTACGGCCGAGGAACTGGTCGCCGCCCTCGACGCCGGCCTCGAGGAGCTGTCCGACACCGACCGCGACCCGCGCCGCGCCGTGATCGCCTGCTGGGTGCGCCTCGAGCAGGCCGCCGCCGCCGCGGGCACTCCCCGGCACCCCGGCGACAGCCCCACCGACCTGGTCGGCCGTCTGCTGAGCGAACAGCAGGTCGACGCGCGGGTGCTGGCCGCCCTGCTCGACGTCTATCGCCAGGCCCGGTACGCCACCCACACGGTCGACGACCAGATGCGCCGGCAGGCCCGTTCGGCCCTTGAGCGGCTCCGCGCCGACCTGGGCGCGGGGGTCCCGGCGTGA
- a CDS encoding DUF58 domain-containing protein, translating to MLRRAVPPAVPGDPGHGPAWAPTRALGRAVLLTGLLLVLGVALGRVDLVLLAAPFAIGAAVHLRRMPRATPELTVTADEELLVEGGQVQASVTVSNPDVIPYDLVVVRTRTSRWLKLEHADRPFGLTVASDGWAAVDLPGDALRWGRQDVGPAAARVAACGGLLACRPVVTPAYGVRVYPVTEPFNAIEAMPAAAGLVGAHRSRRMGEGGELAGVRPFAPGDRLRRIDWRVSLRTRDLHVASTLSDRDAEVVLLLDVLGEVGLSGGVGGSASVLDTTVRASAAIAEHYLQRGDRVSLLEYGAAARRLRPATGRRQYLIVLEWLLDVRPDPMEHEGDFGAHHVSSDALVVVFTPLIDPRAADMLASLAQAGRFVVAVDTLPAQAAPDARTPWTPLATRLWRLERENVLGRLREHGVPVVEWAGAGSLDLVLRDVSRLASAPRGR from the coding sequence CTGCTGCGCCGAGCCGTGCCGCCGGCCGTGCCGGGCGATCCGGGTCACGGTCCCGCCTGGGCGCCGACCCGCGCGCTCGGCCGTGCCGTGCTGCTCACCGGCCTGCTGCTGGTGCTCGGGGTCGCGCTGGGCCGGGTCGACCTGGTGCTGCTGGCCGCGCCGTTCGCGATCGGCGCGGCGGTCCACCTGCGCCGGATGCCCCGCGCGACGCCCGAGCTCACGGTCACCGCCGACGAGGAACTGCTGGTCGAGGGCGGTCAGGTGCAGGCCTCGGTCACCGTCTCCAACCCGGACGTCATCCCGTACGACCTGGTGGTGGTCCGCACCCGTACGTCGCGCTGGCTCAAACTGGAGCACGCCGACCGCCCGTTCGGCCTCACCGTGGCCTCGGACGGCTGGGCCGCGGTCGACCTGCCCGGCGACGCGCTGCGCTGGGGCCGGCAAGACGTGGGTCCGGCCGCCGCGCGGGTTGCCGCCTGCGGGGGACTGCTCGCGTGCCGTCCGGTCGTGACCCCCGCGTACGGGGTGCGGGTCTATCCCGTCACCGAGCCGTTCAACGCCATCGAGGCCATGCCCGCGGCCGCCGGTCTCGTCGGCGCGCACCGGTCGCGGCGCATGGGGGAGGGCGGCGAACTGGCCGGGGTCCGCCCGTTCGCACCCGGCGACAGGCTCCGGCGCATCGACTGGCGGGTCTCCCTGCGCACCCGCGACCTGCACGTCGCCTCCACGCTCTCCGACCGCGACGCCGAGGTGGTGCTGCTGCTCGACGTGCTGGGCGAGGTCGGCCTCTCGGGCGGGGTCGGCGGCAGCGCGTCGGTGCTCGACACCACGGTCCGGGCCTCGGCCGCCATCGCCGAGCACTATCTGCAGCGCGGCGACCGGGTCTCGCTGCTCGAGTACGGCGCGGCGGCCCGCCGGCTGCGCCCCGCCACCGGCCGCCGGCAGTACCTCATCGTGCTGGAGTGGCTGCTCGACGTCCGGCCCGACCCGATGGAGCACGAGGGCGACTTCGGCGCGCACCACGTGTCGTCCGACGCGCTGGTCGTGGTGTTCACCCCGCTGATCGACCCGCGGGCGGCCGACATGCTGGCCTCCCTGGCACAGGCCGGCCGGTTCGTGGTGGCCGTCGACACGCTGCCCGCGCAGGCCGCGCCCGATGCGCGCACCCCGTGGACCCCGCTGGCGACCCGGCTGTGGCGTCTGGAGCGCGAGAACGTCCTGGGCCGGCTGCGCGAGCACGGCGTCCCGGTCGTGGAGTGGGCCGGCGCGGGCAGCCTCGACCTGGTCCTGCGGGACGTCTCCCGCCTCGCCTCGGCGCCGCGGGGGCGCTGA
- a CDS encoding NAD(P)/FAD-dependent oxidoreductase, translated as MNPQRIVVVGAGHVGLYAALRLSKKLNRRRAEVVVIDPQPHMTYQPFLPEAAAGNISPRHSVVPLRRELKKCRVVAGEVTKVEHARKTVTIQPIEGPPTEMSYDHIIVAPGSVSRTLPIPGLSERGIGLKTIGEATYLRNHILDQLDVAAVTPDPEVRKAALTFVFVGGGFAGIEALAEMEDVVRDALKYYPELDKNELKFVLVEATNRILPEVGPKMGAYAARELAKRGISLRLDTFLNSCVDGEIVLSDGDTFRAETLVWTAGVKPSPMLDNTDLPRGPKGHVNCLPTLQVADLDGTVLEGAWSAGDSAQVPDLTNPGGWCSPSAQHAVRQARVLADNIRQVVLGGEPKEYKHKYIGSVAGLGLGKGVAHVYGIKVKGWPAWFMHRTYHVSHIPSFHRKARVVADWTLAMLFQRETVAVRQLHAPREEFTGVTPPVQRPAERPKAEAGSR; from the coding sequence GTGAATCCGCAGCGCATCGTCGTCGTTGGTGCAGGGCACGTCGGTCTTTACGCCGCCCTGCGCCTGTCGAAGAAGCTCAACCGGCGCCGGGCCGAGGTCGTCGTCATCGACCCGCAGCCGCACATGACGTACCAGCCGTTCCTCCCCGAGGCAGCGGCCGGCAACATCTCCCCGCGGCACAGCGTCGTGCCGCTCCGCCGCGAGCTCAAGAAGTGTCGCGTGGTGGCCGGCGAGGTCACCAAGGTGGAGCACGCGCGCAAGACGGTGACCATCCAGCCCATCGAGGGCCCGCCCACCGAGATGAGCTACGACCACATCATCGTGGCGCCGGGTTCGGTCTCGCGCACGCTGCCGATCCCCGGCCTGAGCGAGCGCGGCATCGGCCTCAAGACCATCGGCGAGGCCACCTACCTGCGTAACCACATCCTCGACCAGCTCGACGTCGCCGCCGTCACGCCCGACCCCGAGGTCCGCAAGGCCGCGCTGACGTTCGTCTTCGTCGGCGGCGGGTTCGCCGGCATCGAGGCGCTGGCCGAGATGGAGGACGTCGTCCGCGACGCCCTGAAGTACTACCCCGAGCTCGACAAGAACGAGCTCAAGTTCGTCCTGGTCGAGGCGACCAACCGCATCCTGCCCGAGGTCGGCCCCAAGATGGGCGCGTACGCGGCTCGCGAGCTGGCCAAGCGCGGCATCTCGCTGCGCCTCGACACGTTCCTCAACTCGTGCGTCGACGGCGAGATCGTGCTCTCCGACGGCGACACGTTCCGCGCCGAGACCCTGGTCTGGACGGCCGGGGTGAAGCCGTCCCCGATGCTCGACAACACCGACCTGCCCCGCGGCCCCAAGGGTCACGTCAACTGCCTGCCGACACTGCAGGTGGCCGACCTCGACGGCACCGTGCTCGAGGGCGCGTGGAGCGCGGGCGACAGCGCCCAGGTGCCCGACCTGACCAACCCCGGCGGCTGGTGCTCACCTAGCGCCCAGCACGCCGTCCGGCAGGCCCGGGTGCTGGCCGACAACATCCGGCAGGTCGTCCTCGGCGGCGAGCCCAAGGAATACAAGCACAAGTACATCGGCAGCGTGGCCGGCCTGGGCCTCGGCAAGGGCGTCGCGCACGTCTACGGCATCAAGGTCAAGGGCTGGCCGGCGTGGTTCATGCACCGCACCTACCACGTCAGCCACATCCCGTCGTTCCACCGCAAGGCCCGGGTGGTCGCCGACTGGACCCTTGCGATGCTGTTCCAGCGCGAGACGGTGGCCGTCCGCCAGCTGCACGCCCCGCGTGAGGAGTTCACCGGGGTGACCCCGCCGGTGCAGCGCCCGGCCGAACGTCCCAAGGCGGAAGCCGGGTCCCGCTGA
- a CDS encoding AAA family ATPase, whose protein sequence is MTETGVQPLPPYEVGRLAGAVLDSVGSVVVGKRDSLELVLAGILAGGHVLLEDLPGLGKTLTARCFAQALGLDFRRLQFTPDLLPADVTGSFLYDQRKGDFAFRAGPVFTNMLLADEINRTPPKTQAALLEAMQEKQVSVEGVTYRLDPPFHVLATANPIEYEGTYPLPEAQLDRFLLRVSFGYPTAEEEWDVLQRRMSRRQEEAFLQPVVDSAALQSMQSALEAITVEDSIGRYIVSLTAATREHASVLVGSSPRGSLALLLLARARAAMAGRDFVVPEDVKDVAVPALAHRITLRPEMWLRRVDPSFVVDEVLQNTPAPASGALPTYATGYTAT, encoded by the coding sequence GTGACGGAGACAGGCGTGCAGCCCCTTCCCCCGTACGAGGTGGGAAGGCTGGCCGGTGCCGTCCTGGACTCGGTCGGCAGCGTGGTCGTGGGCAAGCGCGACTCGCTCGAGCTGGTGCTGGCCGGGATCCTGGCCGGCGGGCACGTGCTGCTGGAGGATCTGCCCGGTCTCGGCAAGACCCTGACCGCCCGCTGTTTCGCGCAGGCGCTCGGCCTCGACTTCCGCCGGTTGCAGTTCACCCCCGACCTGCTGCCCGCCGACGTGACCGGCTCGTTCCTCTACGACCAGCGCAAGGGTGACTTCGCGTTCCGGGCCGGCCCGGTCTTCACCAACATGCTGCTGGCCGACGAGATCAACCGGACACCGCCGAAGACCCAGGCCGCGCTGCTCGAGGCCATGCAGGAAAAGCAGGTCTCGGTCGAGGGCGTCACGTACCGTCTCGACCCGCCGTTCCACGTCCTGGCCACGGCCAACCCCATCGAGTACGAGGGCACCTATCCGCTGCCCGAGGCCCAGCTCGACAGATTCCTGCTGCGGGTGTCGTTCGGCTACCCCACGGCCGAGGAGGAGTGGGATGTGCTGCAGCGCCGCATGTCCCGCCGCCAGGAAGAGGCGTTCCTGCAGCCGGTGGTCGACTCGGCCGCGCTTCAGTCGATGCAGTCGGCGCTCGAGGCGATCACCGTGGAGGATTCGATCGGCCGCTACATCGTGTCGCTCACCGCGGCCACCCGTGAGCACGCGTCGGTGCTGGTCGGCTCGTCCCCGCGCGGCTCGCTCGCGTTGCTGCTGCTGGCCCGGGCCCGCGCGGCGATGGCCGGCCGCGACTTCGTGGTGCCGGAGGACGTGAAGGACGTCGCCGTGCCCGCGCTGGCCCACCGCATCACGCTGCGCCCCGAGATGTGGCTGCGCCGCGTCGATCCGTCCTTTGTGGTCGACGAGGTCCTGCAGAACACTCCCGCCCCGGCCAGCGGCGCCCTGCCCACCTACGCGACGGGGTACACCGCGACGTGA